A window of the Eleutherodactylus coqui strain aEleCoq1 unplaced genomic scaffold, aEleCoq1.hap1 HAP1_SCAFFOLD_316, whole genome shotgun sequence genome harbors these coding sequences:
- the LOC136591517 gene encoding protein kinase C theta type-like, producing MIRMCGSLDINHVRFYTAEIACGLQFLHRRYIIHRDIKPANIMLDGDGHIRLIDLGLAQDGVVPSKKISGVTGTYRFMAPEVLREKDYDAAVDWWGLGIVVSWMATGQSPFYHGSSRRKIIKSITRKKPKFPSWLDADVKHLLKRLLRKKPKKRLGVHKNIRGHRFFNTVNWEELEMKRAEPMTRRIRL from the exons atgatcaggatgtgcggcagcttggacatcaaccatgtcag attctacacagcggagattgcatgcggcctccagttcctgcaccgacgctacatcatccatcg tgacataaagccggcgaacatcatgctggacggagatggacacatccgcctgattgacctggggctggcccaagacggcgtcgtcccgtctaagaagatcagcggagtgacaggcacttatagattcatggccccagaggtgcttcgtgagaaggactacgacgcagcagtcgactggtggggcctggggattgtcgtatcctggatggcgacaggacagtcccccttctaccacggctcctccaggagaaagatcatcaagtccatcaccagaaagaagccaaaattcccatcttggctagatgctgacgtaaagcatcttctgaagagactgctgcggaagaagccaaagaagaggctgggtgtccacaagaatatcagaggtcaccgattcttcaacaccgtgaattgggaggagctggagatgaaaagagcagagcc gatgacgagaagaatccgattgtga